In one window of Sporomusaceae bacterium FL31 DNA:
- the ltaE gene encoding threonine aldolase, producing the protein MRLIDLRSDTVTQPTSAMRLAMYQAEVGDDVYGEDPTVLRLENLGAEITGKEAALFVASGTMGNQLAVMTHTQRGDEIICEANSHIFYYEVGGLAYLAGVQARTLVGQRGILSVDAIEQAIRPVDIHLPKTSLICLENTHNRAGGTYYSIPELKTIHTLSQTRNIPLHIDGARLFNAAVAQKKPVAELAQYSDTISLCLSKGLGAPVGSLLVGPAEFIKQARRYRKMLGGGMRQAGIIAAAALVSLETQVDRLEEDHQHAKILADAIANLGLNIDLDTVKTNIVIFGIESLGINADRMLQTLSTYGIKANAFGEYTVRFVTHFGITRSDVNHTIQALSQIVKG; encoded by the coding sequence ATGAGATTAATAGATTTACGTAGTGACACCGTAACACAGCCTACTTCAGCAATGCGCTTAGCCATGTATCAGGCTGAGGTTGGTGATGATGTGTATGGCGAGGATCCCACCGTTTTACGTTTAGAAAACTTAGGGGCTGAAATAACCGGAAAAGAAGCTGCGCTATTTGTTGCCAGTGGTACTATGGGGAATCAACTGGCTGTGATGACTCATACCCAAAGAGGGGATGAAATTATTTGTGAAGCCAATTCCCATATCTTTTACTACGAAGTCGGCGGATTGGCGTATCTTGCTGGAGTTCAGGCTCGTACCTTAGTAGGACAGAGAGGCATTCTATCTGTAGATGCCATTGAGCAAGCTATTCGGCCAGTCGATATTCATTTACCGAAAACTAGCCTGATTTGTCTGGAGAATACTCATAATCGGGCCGGGGGTACTTATTATAGCATTCCTGAATTAAAAACAATACACACATTATCGCAGACGAGGAATATTCCACTACATATTGATGGAGCCAGGTTATTTAATGCAGCTGTTGCCCAAAAAAAACCTGTAGCTGAACTAGCCCAATATAGTGACACGATTAGCTTATGCTTATCTAAAGGACTTGGAGCCCCAGTGGGATCACTTTTAGTTGGACCAGCAGAGTTTATTAAACAGGCGCGTCGTTACCGTAAAATGCTTGGCGGTGGAATGCGGCAAGCTGGTATCATTGCCGCAGCAGCTTTAGTCAGTTTAGAAACGCAAGTGGATAGACTGGAGGAAGATCATCAGCATGCAAAAATTTTGGCAGATGCTATCGCTAATTTGGGATTGAATATTGATCTTGATACGGTTAAGACTAATATCGTAATCTTCGGGATAGAATCTTTGGGGATAAACGCTGATAGAATGCTGCAGACATTAAGTACTTATGGTATTAAGGCCAATGCCTTTGGTGAATATACAGTGCGCTTTGTGACTCACTTTGGTATCACAAGATCTGATGTTAATCACACCATTCAGGCATTATCACAGATTGTAAAAGGGTGA
- a CDS encoding ATPase AAA — protein sequence MDLFSHASQALIETNAPLATRMRPKRLDDYIGQEEITGAEKFLRRMIDADRVPSMILFGPPGTGKTTLAEIIANTTNSKFEKLNAVAAGISDVRKIVEAAKDRLRLEQRRTILFIDEIHRFNKSQQDVLLPYVEDGRVILIGATTENPYFSVNSPLLSRMRVVRLNSLGQDAVTKILKRAIADCEHGLGLKGLSFEESIFEIIYIVANGDARIALNILEQAAAMVEATVEKKLTIETIHAIVGERMQRYDKQGDNHYDAVSAFIKSMRGSDPDAALHYLARMLAAGEDINFIARRIVICAAEDIGNADPQALVIAMAAANAAQFLGLPEARIPLAQAVTYLAGAPKSNAAYMGINAAQSDINQKDCGNIPVHLRDASYSGAAKFGHGVDYIYPHNFSGNFVQQHYRPEKLRETVYYQPTDNGTEAGIKARLHKLWPSRY from the coding sequence ATGGATTTATTCTCCCATGCCAGTCAGGCTTTAATTGAAACAAATGCTCCTTTGGCAACTAGAATGAGACCGAAGAGATTAGATGATTATATTGGACAAGAAGAAATCACCGGAGCGGAGAAGTTCTTACGGCGAATGATTGATGCTGATAGAGTACCCTCTATGATTCTATTTGGTCCGCCTGGGACAGGAAAAACAACTTTAGCTGAAATTATTGCGAATACGACAAACAGTAAGTTTGAAAAACTTAACGCAGTTGCTGCTGGAATTTCCGATGTCCGCAAAATTGTTGAGGCTGCTAAAGATCGCCTGCGTTTAGAACAGCGCCGAACCATTTTATTTATTGATGAGATCCATCGGTTTAATAAGAGCCAACAAGATGTTTTATTACCTTATGTGGAAGATGGAAGGGTCATTCTAATTGGTGCAACTACCGAGAATCCATACTTTTCGGTTAACTCACCGCTCTTGTCGAGAATGAGGGTTGTAAGGCTAAATTCTTTAGGTCAAGATGCAGTGACAAAAATTCTTAAACGAGCCATTGCTGATTGTGAGCATGGGCTAGGTCTAAAAGGGTTGTCTTTTGAAGAATCTATTTTTGAGATTATCTATATTGTTGCCAATGGTGATGCTCGAATTGCATTGAATATTTTAGAACAAGCTGCAGCTATGGTTGAGGCAACAGTTGAAAAGAAGCTAACCATTGAAACCATTCATGCAATTGTCGGTGAGAGGATGCAGCGCTATGACAAACAAGGTGATAATCACTATGATGCGGTTTCTGCTTTCATAAAAAGTATGCGTGGCTCAGATCCAGATGCCGCACTTCATTACTTGGCACGGATGTTAGCAGCTGGCGAGGATATAAATTTTATTGCTCGAAGAATTGTAATTTGCGCAGCTGAGGATATTGGCAATGCCGATCCTCAAGCGTTGGTTATTGCAATGGCGGCAGCAAATGCCGCTCAATTTTTAGGTTTGCCGGAAGCCCGAATTCCACTTGCACAAGCGGTTACTTATTTGGCTGGTGCGCCAAAAAGCAATGCTGCTTATATGGGAATCAACGCAGCTCAATCTGACATCAACCAAAAAGATTGTGGTAATATCCCTGTTCATTTACGTGATGCAAGTTATTCAGGTGCTGCTAAGTTTGGCCACGGTGTAGATTATATTTACCCTCATAATTTTTCTGGAAATTTTGTTCAACAACATTATAGGCCAGAGAAATTGCGAGAAACTGTTTATTATCAACCGACTGATAATGGAACGGAAGCAGGAATAAAAGCGCGTTTACACAAACTCTGGCCATCTCGCTATTAG
- a CDS encoding AsnC family transcriptional regulator yields the protein MKLSTKGRYGVAAMYDLALHYGQGPISLKSVALRQGISEHYLEQLMGTLRKAGYVKSLRGSQGGYTLTKDPAKITVGDIITIMEGPIAPVDCLLTDDIVNTYCERAGACVTRGVWAKVRDSINNVLNSISLADLCREDKEQGDE from the coding sequence TTGAAATTGTCAACAAAAGGACGATACGGGGTTGCGGCCATGTATGACTTAGCGTTGCATTATGGACAAGGTCCAATATCATTAAAAAGTGTTGCACTGCGACAGGGTATTTCAGAGCATTATCTTGAACAGTTAATGGGTACTTTGCGTAAAGCTGGTTATGTGAAGAGTCTTAGAGGCTCGCAAGGAGGGTATACGCTAACTAAGGATCCTGCAAAAATTACTGTAGGTGATATTATCACCATCATGGAAGGCCCAATTGCCCCTGTAGATTGTTTGCTTACTGATGATATTGTTAACACCTACTGTGAACGAGCTGGCGCTTGTGTAACCAGAGGCGTATGGGCAAAAGTACGTGACAGTATAAATAATGTATTAAATTCAATTTCTCTCGCAGATTTATGCCGTGAAGATAAAGAACAAGGAGATGAATAG
- the iscS_1 gene encoding cysteine desulfurase IscS, with amino-acid sequence MKRIYFDHSATTPVDDDVAKLMLEYMTEKFGNPSSIHSFGREVRKAVDEARGHVAALLGANANEIFFTSGGTEADNIALKGVALANRKKGNHIITTAIEHHAILHTCEYLEKQGFTITYLPVDENARVRVEDVRNAITDKTVLISVMFANNEVGTIQPIKEIGEIAKEKGIYFHTDAVQAVGNYPIDVKELNIDLLTLSGHKFHGPKGIGALYARRGVRIEALQQGGGQERSLRPGTENVPGIIGLGKAAEIAKRDMSKKVAHITALKEKLMAGIQEKISDIKLNGHPTLRMPGNVNFSFRFVEGESLLLNLDLKGIAASSGSACTSGSLDPSHVLLAMGLTHEVAHGSLRISLGRGNTEEDIDYCLTVLPEIIERLRSMSPLSNSSTMAESNPCSHCHKH; translated from the coding sequence ATGAAACGAATTTATTTCGATCACTCAGCTACTACACCTGTTGATGATGATGTAGCAAAACTAATGCTTGAGTATATGACTGAAAAATTTGGTAATCCTTCAAGTATTCATTCTTTTGGGCGAGAAGTCCGCAAAGCAGTCGATGAAGCTCGTGGTCATGTAGCAGCATTACTTGGTGCAAATGCCAATGAAATTTTCTTTACAAGCGGTGGGACAGAAGCAGATAATATTGCTTTAAAAGGGGTAGCATTAGCAAATCGTAAAAAAGGCAATCACATTATTACAACAGCTATTGAGCATCATGCCATCTTGCATACCTGTGAATACTTAGAAAAACAAGGTTTTACTATTACTTATTTACCCGTTGATGAGAATGCCCGTGTAAGAGTAGAAGATGTTCGTAATGCCATTACCGATAAAACAGTCCTTATTAGTGTTATGTTTGCCAATAATGAGGTTGGCACTATTCAACCAATTAAAGAGATTGGTGAGATTGCCAAAGAAAAAGGCATATATTTTCATACAGATGCCGTTCAAGCGGTTGGAAACTATCCAATAGACGTAAAAGAATTAAATATTGATTTACTTACCTTGTCGGGTCATAAATTCCACGGACCTAAAGGAATTGGAGCTTTGTATGCACGACGTGGAGTGCGGATTGAGGCCTTACAGCAAGGGGGCGGGCAAGAACGCAGCTTGCGACCAGGGACTGAGAATGTTCCAGGCATCATTGGGTTAGGGAAAGCGGCTGAGATTGCAAAGCGTGATATGTCAAAGAAAGTTGCTCATATCACAGCGTTGAAAGAAAAGCTTATGGCTGGTATACAAGAAAAAATTTCTGATATTAAGCTCAATGGTCACCCAACTCTTCGTATGCCAGGCAATGTTAATTTTAGCTTTAGGTTTGTTGAAGGTGAATCGTTATTGTTAAATCTTGATTTAAAGGGTATTGCCGCATCCAGTGGTTCAGCCTGTACTTCCGGCTCACTTGATCCGTCTCATGTTCTCCTGGCAATGGGACTTACTCATGAGGTTGCTCATGGGTCACTGAGGATAAGTTTGGGCCGCGGCAATACAGAAGAAGATATCGATTATTGCCTCACTGTATTACCTGAAATTATTGAGCGCTTGCGTAGCATGTCACCACTCAGTAATTCTAGTACTATGGCTGAGAGCAATCCTTGCAGTCACTGTCATAAGCACTAA
- a CDS encoding iron-sulfur cluster assembly scaffold protein, which produces MYTEKVMDHFTNPRNVGEIKEASGVGEVGNAKCGDIMRIYLQVEDNIIKDVKFKTFGCGAAIATSSMVTELVKGKNLEEALQISNQAVAEALGGLPPAKMHCSNLAADALHEAIKDYISKKEGK; this is translated from the coding sequence ATGTATACTGAAAAAGTAATGGATCATTTCACCAATCCTCGAAATGTTGGTGAAATTAAAGAAGCTAGCGGTGTCGGCGAAGTCGGCAATGCAAAATGTGGCGACATCATGAGAATTTATTTGCAAGTTGAAGATAATATTATTAAAGATGTTAAGTTTAAGACTTTCGGCTGTGGTGCAGCAATTGCAACAAGCAGTATGGTGACTGAATTGGTTAAAGGAAAAAATTTGGAAGAAGCCCTTCAAATATCCAACCAAGCTGTCGCTGAGGCGCTTGGTGGATTGCCGCCAGCTAAAATGCACTGTTCTAATCTGGCTGCTGATGCTTTACATGAAGCAATTAAAGATTATATTAGCAAAAAAGAAGGAAAGTGA
- the mnmA gene encoding tRNA-specific 2-thiouridylase MnmA: MCAKPRVVVAMSGGVDSSLTAALLVRQGYDVIGVTMQIWDNTAQMDDTDDRGCCSLSAVDDARRVAEKIGIPYYVLNFRQMFNETVVNYFIDEYSKGQTPNPCIACNRYVKFEGLLQKSLGLGAQFVATGHYARIDYDERNKRYLLRKGIDTAKDQSYALYHLNQATLQHFMMPLGVYTKVQTRAMAAEFGLSVANKPDSQEICFVPDDDYKSFLEERAPKALKPGNIVDTNGVVLGRHKGLPLYTVGQRKGLGIAAGKPMYVVALDRDANKVVVGSNEDVFGSELIAHDLNFITVDKLTKPMVVSAKIRYSAKESEAIVTPIGDDQVHVKFSQPQRAITPGQSVVFYEDDIVVGGGIITKAIK, from the coding sequence ATGTGCGCTAAACCCAGAGTGGTTGTAGCCATGAGCGGAGGGGTGGACAGTTCTTTAACTGCCGCCCTTCTTGTGCGTCAGGGCTATGATGTTATCGGTGTAACCATGCAGATATGGGATAATACCGCTCAGATGGATGATACTGACGATCGCGGCTGCTGTTCGTTATCAGCAGTAGATGATGCCAGAAGAGTTGCAGAAAAAATTGGTATTCCTTATTATGTACTAAATTTTCGGCAAATGTTTAATGAAACAGTTGTCAATTATTTTATTGATGAATATTCCAAGGGACAAACACCTAATCCGTGTATTGCCTGTAATCGTTATGTCAAATTTGAGGGATTGTTACAGAAATCTTTGGGGCTGGGTGCTCAATTTGTGGCTACAGGACATTATGCCAGAATTGACTATGATGAGCGTAATAAACGCTATCTGCTGCGTAAAGGAATTGATACGGCAAAAGATCAGTCGTATGCGTTGTATCACCTTAATCAAGCGACGTTACAGCATTTCATGATGCCGTTAGGTGTTTATACCAAGGTTCAGACCAGGGCTATGGCGGCGGAATTTGGTTTATCTGTTGCCAATAAACCTGATAGCCAGGAAATCTGTTTTGTACCTGATGATGATTATAAAAGCTTCCTGGAAGAGAGGGCGCCTAAAGCCTTGAAGCCTGGTAATATTGTTGATACAAATGGAGTTGTATTAGGGCGTCATAAAGGATTGCCGTTATATACTGTTGGACAACGCAAGGGACTGGGGATTGCTGCTGGCAAACCTATGTATGTTGTTGCTCTTGACCGCGATGCTAACAAAGTCGTTGTAGGTTCTAATGAGGATGTTTTCGGAAGTGAATTAATTGCTCATGATCTTAACTTTATTACAGTAGATAAATTGACAAAGCCTATGGTTGTTTCAGCTAAAATCCGTTATAGTGCTAAGGAATCTGAAGCTATCGTGACTCCTATTGGTGATGACCAAGTTCATGTGAAGTTTAGTCAACCGCAGCGAGCGATTACTCCTGGACAATCGGTTGTATTTTATGAAGATGATATCGTCGTTGGTGGTGGGATCATTACCAAGGCGATCAAATAA
- a CDS encoding AI-2E family transporter — MILTKKHVRLTIIVAFLIIGSYFIWLVRNGLYPFIIGLFLAYLLNPAVCFLENKGIKRCWAIVLVYLILFSILIGGGSQFIPMLVHELESFGAELPQMANKVEELIQMIQNQYQNSGLPFSMRVALDQTVVKVENEMQVFVTSVAQGIVNTLSHIIGLVISPVLAFYLLHDWYLIKEELLSLLPGRWRPEIISIFKDINKILNGVIRGQILIAVIVGVLVSIGLYLLDLRYALLIGILAGVLDVIPYFGAVIGAAPAVMMALLYSPLLALKVAVLFLLVHQLEGTIIQPKILGESVGLHPLSVIFFVFIGGELGGLVGMLIGVPLAAIGKVLVRHVIKLLV; from the coding sequence GTGATATTAACTAAAAAGCATGTCCGATTAACGATAATCGTCGCTTTTCTAATTATCGGCAGTTATTTTATTTGGCTTGTTCGCAATGGGCTTTATCCATTTATCATTGGCTTATTTTTGGCGTACCTGTTAAATCCGGCGGTTTGTTTTTTGGAAAATAAAGGGATAAAACGGTGTTGGGCAATTGTTTTAGTATATCTTATTTTATTTAGTATCCTTATTGGCGGTGGAAGTCAATTTATTCCTATGCTAGTGCATGAGCTCGAGAGTTTTGGTGCTGAGCTGCCCCAGATGGCCAATAAGGTTGAAGAATTGATCCAAATGATTCAAAATCAGTACCAGAACTCAGGCCTGCCCTTTTCTATGAGGGTTGCACTTGATCAAACAGTTGTTAAAGTTGAGAATGAGATGCAAGTGTTTGTCACTTCTGTTGCGCAGGGCATTGTAAATACATTAAGCCATATTATTGGTTTGGTTATTAGCCCTGTATTGGCTTTTTATTTATTACATGATTGGTATCTCATTAAAGAAGAATTATTATCATTGCTACCTGGCCGGTGGCGTCCTGAAATAATTTCTATTTTTAAGGATATTAATAAAATACTTAATGGAGTAATTCGTGGACAAATTCTTATCGCGGTTATTGTGGGAGTTTTAGTTAGTATTGGTCTTTACCTTTTAGATTTAAGGTACGCGTTACTCATTGGAATTTTAGCGGGAGTATTAGATGTCATTCCTTATTTTGGTGCTGTCATTGGGGCTGCACCTGCAGTCATGATGGCATTGCTTTACTCTCCACTATTAGCCCTGAAAGTCGCTGTTTTGTTCTTATTGGTACACCAGTTGGAAGGCACAATCATTCAACCTAAGATATTAGGTGAAAGCGTAGGCTTGCATCCGTTATCCGTAATTTTTTTTGTTTTTATTGGTGGAGAATTAGGCGGTCTTGTTGGTATGCTCATTGGAGTACCTTTGGCTGCAATTGGGAAAGTGCTAGTGCGCCATGTAATTAAATTGTTAGTGTAA